A genomic stretch from Rutidosis leptorrhynchoides isolate AG116_Rl617_1_P2 unplaced genomic scaffold, CSIRO_AGI_Rlap_v1 contig410, whole genome shotgun sequence includes:
- the LOC139883517 gene encoding uncharacterized protein translates to MTPFEALYGRACRTPVYWDEVGERKIIGPELIQQSMNAVAMIRGRLKTSQSRHKSYADKRRRSLEFQVGDHVFLKVSPMREISRFGKKGKLSLRKYEPDPTHVFSFKELDTDDCVSYVESPVQIVDSKEQVLHTKTIPLVKVVYRRSDMGD, encoded by the exons ATGACAccattcgaagcgttgtatggccgagcATGCAGAACACCAGTGTATTGGGATGAAGTTGGGGAAAGGAAGATAATAGGTCCAGAGTTGATTCAGCAGTCAATGAATGCCGTGGCAATGATCAGAGGTAGATTAAAGACATCGCAGAGCAGGCATAAAAGTTATGCAGATAAGCGTCGAAGGTCtttagagttccaagttggtgatcaCGTTTTTCTGAAAGTGTCACCAATGAGAGAAATTTCGCGCTTTGGTAAGAAAGGCAAACTGAGTCTGAG AAAGTACGAGCCTGACCCGACCCACGTGTTCAGTTTCAAGGAATTGGACACGGATGATTGTGTGTCATACGTCGAAAGCCCGGTTCAAATTGTCGATAGCAAGGAGCAAGTTCTGCATACAAAAACCATCCCGTTGGTCAAAGTGGTCTACAGAAGGAGCGACATGGGAGACTGA
- the LOC139883519 gene encoding uncharacterized protein: protein MKQRRWMELLKDYNYDILYHPGKANKVANALSRKSSVAHLLIKEWNLIERARDLVFKFEVGHLLSLMATLRIEPDIQVKIKLLQPTDPDVHKIIQENTDKRNADFQVSDDGILRFRGRLVVPDDVELREDILSEAHCRSYNVHPRSIKLQYSTSYHPQIDGQSKRTIQTLEDMLRACVIDFKGSWEDQLYMVEFAYNNSYQRSIKMAPFEALYGRLCRMPVCWDEVGEIKITGSELVQQSVKAVAVIRDRLKTAKRK from the exons ATGAAACAACGCCGATGGATGGAGTTGTTGAAGGACTACAACTATGATATTCTAtatcacccagggaaggcgaataaAGTCGCCAATGCTTTGAGTCGAAAGTCTTCAGTGGCTCACTTATTGATAAAGGAGTGGAATTTAATCGAAAGAGCACGAGATTTGGTGTTCAAGTTTGAGGTTGGCCACCTCTTGAGTCTTATGGCCACCCTCAGAATTGAACCGGATATCCAGGTCAAAATCAAGCTACTCCAACCGACAGATCCGGATGTACATAAGATAATTCAAGAGAACACCGATAAAAGAAATGCTGATTTTCAGGTTTCTGATGATGGGATATTAAGGTTCCGTGGACGTTTGGTTGTACCTGACGATGTAGAGCTTAGAGAGGATATTTTATCTGAAGCACATTGTAGAAGTTACAACGTTCATCCTAGAA GTATAAAGCTTCAGTACAGTACATCGTATCATCCTCAGATAGATGGCCAGTCCAAGAGGACAATTCAGACTCTCGAGGACATGCTGAGAGCTTGTGTAATAGACTTCAAGGGAAGTTGGGAAGATCAGCTTTATATGGTGGAATTcgcctacaacaatagttatcaacgGAGCATCAAGATGGCtccatttgaagcattgtatggcagaTTATGCAGAATGCCAGTGTGTTGGGATGAAGTTGGGGAAATAAAGATTACAGGCTCAGAGTTAGTTCAACAATCAGTGAAAGCCGTGGCAGTGATCAGAGACAGATTAAAGACCGCTAAGAGAAAGTAG